The Thamnophis elegans isolate rThaEle1 chromosome Z, rThaEle1.pri, whole genome shotgun sequence genome contains a region encoding:
- the IL11 gene encoding interleukin-11, which translates to MGLEPSASEDGVCQIVVMLLSLYEGLWAAPNPRLKPTDPRMEFDSIIALTRNLLTDTKTLSNHFKKHFPADGEHKLETLPVLSMNAVELANIQVSAGLTRFASDFQSYQRHFEWLKKAGTWLRPMEHDIGTVHTRLERLLKRLEHMMTKLNITRPNDAFPTLPTHGTHWSVVQAGHAIVHSFHLYLDWAARVLVLIRNKL; encoded by the exons ATGGGCCTTGAACCCTCAGCCTCAGAAG ACGGTGTGTGTCAGATTGTAGTGATGCTACTGAGTCTGTATGAAGGACTCTGGGCTGCACCAAACCCCAGACTAAAGCCCACAGACCCCCGGATGGAGTTTGATTCTATTATTGCCTTGACCAGAAACCTGCTAACTGATACCAAGACCCTCTCCAATCACTTT AAGAAACATTTCCCAGCCGATGGTGAACACAAGCTTGAAACGTTACCAGTTTTATCCATGAATGCTGTAGAACTTGCCAACATCCAG GTTTCTGCAGGTCTAACCCGGTTTGCCTCCGATTTTCAAAGCTACCAACGGCATTTTGAGTGGCTGAAGAAGGCAGGGACATGGCTGCGGCCCATGGAACATGATATTGGCACAGTGCATACTCGGCTTGAACGTCTCCTTAAAAGACTGGAACATATG ATGACGAAGCTCAATATCACACGACCCAATGATGCTTTCCCAACCCTCCCGACCCATGGGACCCACTGGTCTGTTGTCCAGGCTGGACATGCCATTGTCCATTCATTTCACCTTTATTTAGACTGGGCAGCACGAGTGCTGGTCTTGATCCGGAACAAGTTGTGA